A region of Streptomyces cinnamoneus DNA encodes the following proteins:
- the sucC gene encoding ADP-forming succinate--CoA ligase subunit beta: MDLFEYQARDLFAKHGVPVLAGEVIDTPEAARAATERLGGKSVVKAQVKVGGRGKAGGVKLAATPDEAVARATDILGMDIKGHTVHKVMIAETAPEILEEYYVSYLLDRTNRTFLAMASVAGGMDIEEVAATTPEKLAKVPVDANEGVSIEKAREIVAQAKFPAEVAEKVAEVMVTLWKTFVAEDALLVEVNPLAKVASGDVIALDGKVSLDENADFRQPEHEALEDKASANPLEAAAKAKGLNYVKLDGQVGIIGNGAGLVMSTLDVVAYAGENHGGVKPANFLDIGGGASAEVMANGLEIILGDPDVKSVFVNVFGGITACDEVAKGIVQALELLKDKGEDVTKPLVVRLDGNNAELGRKILSDANHPLVQRVDTMDGAADKAAELAAAK, translated from the coding sequence GTGGACCTGTTCGAGTACCAGGCGAGGGACCTCTTCGCCAAGCACGGTGTACCGGTGCTGGCCGGTGAAGTCATCGACACGCCTGAGGCGGCGCGCGCGGCGACTGAGCGCCTTGGCGGCAAGTCGGTCGTCAAGGCGCAGGTGAAGGTCGGTGGCCGCGGCAAGGCCGGCGGCGTGAAGCTGGCCGCGACCCCGGACGAGGCCGTCGCTCGCGCGACGGACATCCTCGGCATGGACATCAAGGGCCACACGGTCCACAAGGTGATGATCGCCGAGACCGCTCCCGAGATCCTTGAGGAGTACTACGTCTCGTACCTCCTCGACCGCACCAACCGCACCTTCCTGGCCATGGCCTCGGTCGCCGGTGGCATGGACATCGAGGAGGTCGCCGCGACGACCCCCGAGAAGCTCGCCAAGGTGCCGGTCGACGCCAACGAGGGCGTCTCCATCGAGAAGGCCCGCGAGATCGTCGCCCAGGCGAAGTTCCCGGCCGAGGTGGCCGAGAAGGTCGCCGAGGTCATGGTGACCCTGTGGAAGACCTTCGTCGCCGAGGACGCGCTCCTCGTCGAGGTCAACCCGCTCGCCAAGGTCGCCAGCGGCGACGTCATCGCCCTCGACGGCAAGGTCTCGCTCGACGAGAACGCCGACTTCCGCCAGCCGGAGCACGAGGCGCTCGAGGACAAGGCGTCGGCCAACCCGCTTGAGGCGGCCGCCAAGGCCAAGGGCCTGAACTACGTCAAGCTCGACGGTCAGGTCGGCATCATCGGCAACGGCGCGGGTCTGGTCATGTCGACCCTCGACGTCGTCGCCTACGCCGGTGAGAACCACGGTGGCGTCAAGCCCGCCAACTTCCTCGACATCGGTGGTGGCGCCTCCGCCGAGGTCATGGCCAACGGCCTCGAGATCATCCTCGGCGACCCGGACGTCAAGTCCGTCTTCGTCAACGTCTTCGGTGGCATCACCGCGTGCGACGAGGTCGCCAAGGGCATCGTCCAGGCCCTTGAGCTGCTCAAGGACAAGGGCGAGGACGTCACCAAGCCGCTGGTCGTGCGCCTCGACGGCAACAACGCCGAGCTGGGTCGCAAGATCCTTTCGGACGCCAACCACCCGCTCGTGCAGCGCGTGGACACCATGGACGGCGCGGCCGACAAGGCCGCCGAGCTGGCTGCGGCTAAGTAA
- a CDS encoding DUF6350 family protein — protein sequence MSHYAEHGPASPPRHRPAVRGPSAASHVFFGGVLAAGLGLGAFAMGVLALWITSPYPDSGPADALRIAADLWLLAHGAALVRTDTLSGVPAPLGLTPLLFAVVPCTLLYRAARHALEPAESAPPDTPGPAPRTAITAMLGGYLLVAAAAALYSWSAPVRVAPLSALLHLPLVAAAFIAAGVWTAAGLPAPPAPLFVRRYVPWGVRAWFTRSHMATVVRAGVSATGVLLLGGTLLLAVSLGLHTGAARDAFAHLATGWHGRLAVSLLSAALLPNAVVWAAAYGVGPGFTAGAGGVVAPLAVAADRPLLPHFPLLAALPSPGEAGPLGLAGAVALTAGVGVAAARAAVPRRTTRVGRREVAMIALLAALLCGVLTTVLAYAASGALGNAVLADFGPPCWRTGAAAAAWTGALGVPGALVVRWRRGAVLRARAKAGTDADAGVLTGWRRVGYALGLAVDADEPGQEPQPQPASPAPPHDPEAQRHPREPRHPEEPGATGTQGNENEDAGEDAGEDEAGREAGGDDERPRSWWRGVAAWYGFGPSEPPPPEVAYEPEMLPLLPTLGAGQPPEAAPPAPARHPWWKPRRKDPEAQEPGPRDPGAPDPAAVSAPAWHDTGSRQVRWAALKDSGARLAPELDAPGAKPSAPEGD from the coding sequence GTGAGCCACTACGCCGAACACGGCCCCGCGTCGCCGCCGCGCCATCGGCCCGCCGTGCGCGGCCCGTCCGCGGCGAGCCACGTGTTCTTCGGCGGGGTCCTCGCCGCCGGTCTGGGGCTCGGGGCCTTCGCCATGGGCGTGCTGGCGTTGTGGATCACCTCCCCGTACCCCGACAGCGGCCCCGCGGACGCGTTGCGCATCGCCGCCGACCTGTGGCTGCTGGCCCACGGGGCGGCCCTGGTGCGGACCGACACGCTGTCCGGCGTGCCCGCGCCGCTCGGGCTGACGCCGCTGCTGTTCGCCGTGGTGCCCTGCACCCTGCTCTACCGTGCCGCCCGGCACGCCCTCGAACCCGCCGAGAGCGCTCCCCCGGACACGCCGGGACCCGCCCCGCGCACGGCGATCACCGCCATGCTGGGCGGCTATCTGCTGGTGGCCGCGGCCGCGGCGCTGTACTCCTGGTCCGCGCCGGTCCGGGTCGCGCCGCTGAGCGCGCTGCTGCACCTGCCGTTGGTCGCGGCGGCGTTCATCGCGGCCGGGGTCTGGACGGCGGCGGGCCTCCCCGCACCACCCGCACCCCTGTTCGTACGCCGGTACGTGCCCTGGGGCGTACGGGCATGGTTCACGCGCTCCCACATGGCCACGGTCGTGCGCGCCGGGGTGTCGGCCACCGGGGTGCTCCTGCTCGGCGGCACCTTGTTGCTGGCCGTCTCGCTGGGTCTGCACACGGGCGCGGCGCGGGACGCCTTCGCCCACCTCGCGACCGGCTGGCACGGCCGGCTCGCGGTGTCCCTGCTGAGCGCGGCGCTGCTGCCCAACGCGGTCGTCTGGGCCGCGGCCTACGGGGTGGGGCCAGGCTTCACGGCCGGCGCGGGCGGTGTGGTCGCCCCGCTTGCGGTGGCGGCCGACCGCCCGCTGCTGCCGCACTTCCCCCTGCTCGCGGCGCTTCCCTCGCCCGGCGAGGCGGGCCCCCTGGGGCTGGCCGGGGCGGTCGCGCTGACCGCCGGGGTCGGGGTCGCGGCCGCGCGGGCCGCCGTACCGCGGCGCACCACGCGGGTGGGGCGCCGTGAGGTCGCGATGATCGCCCTGCTGGCCGCCCTGCTCTGCGGGGTGCTCACCACGGTGCTCGCCTACGCGGCGTCGGGCGCACTCGGCAACGCCGTCCTGGCCGACTTCGGCCCGCCGTGCTGGCGCACGGGCGCGGCCGCCGCGGCGTGGACGGGGGCGCTCGGCGTCCCGGGCGCGCTGGTGGTGCGGTGGCGGCGCGGCGCGGTGCTGCGGGCGCGGGCCAAAGCGGGCACGGACGCGGACGCGGGTGTGCTGACGGGGTGGCGGCGCGTGGGCTACGCCCTGGGGCTGGCGGTGGACGCGGACGAACCGGGGCAGGAGCCGCAGCCGCAGCCGGCGTCACCGGCGCCCCCGCACGACCCCGAGGCACAGCGGCACCCCCGGGAGCCGCGCCACCCGGAGGAGCCCGGCGCGACCGGCACGCAAGGGAACGAGAACGAGGACGCCGGCGAGGACGCCGGCGAGGACGAGGCCGGGCGCGAGGCCGGGGGCGACGACGAGCGGCCGCGGTCGTGGTGGCGGGGCGTGGCGGCCTGGTACGGCTTCGGGCCGAGCGAGCCTCCGCCGCCGGAGGTGGCGTACGAACCGGAGATGCTTCCGCTGCTGCCGACGCTGGGCGCCGGGCAGCCACCCGAGGCCGCGCCGCCGGCTCCGGCGCGCCATCCCTGGTGGAAGCCCCGCCGCAAGGACCCCGAGGCCCAGGAACCCGGGCCCCGGGACCCTGGTGCCCCGGACCCGGCCGCCGTCTCCGCCCCGGCCTGGCACGACACGGGCTCCCGCCAGGTCCGCTGGGCGGCCCTCAAGGACTCCGGTGCCCGGCTGGCCCCGGAGCTGGACGCCCCCGGCGCGAAGCCCTCGGCGCCGGAAGGGGACTGA
- the purH gene encoding bifunctional phosphoribosylaminoimidazolecarboxamide formyltransferase/IMP cyclohydrolase: MTAEGTTTTEDTQRPIRRALVSVYDKTGLEELAHGLHAAGVELVSTGSTAGRIAAAGVPVTKVEELTGFPECLDGRVKTLHPRVHAGILADQRLEAHRAQLDELGVRPFELVVVNLYPFRETVASGASPDECVEQIDIGGPSMVRAAAKNHPSVAVVVNPGRYDDVLKAVTDGGFDLAARKRLAAEAFQHTAAYDAAVANWFAEGYGADEGPWPDFIGASYTRKQVLRYGENPHQSAALYLDSTGTGLANAEQLHGKEMSYNNYVDTDAARRAAYDHADPCVAIIKHANPCGIATGADVAEAHRKAHACDPLSAFGGVIAVNRPVSVAMAEQVAEIFTEVVVAPDYEAGAVEVLARKKNIRVLRCADAPAAHGESRPVEGGLLVQAKDRLQAEGDDPANWTLASGEPLPAAELAELAFAWRACRAVKSNAILLAKDGATVGVGMGQVNRVDSAKLAVQRAGEERARGSYAASDAFFPFPDGLEVLLAAGVKAVAQPGGSVRDEQVVEAAKAAGVTMYFTGTRHFFH; encoded by the coding sequence GTGACCGCCGAAGGTACGACGACCACCGAGGACACCCAGCGGCCCATCCGCCGCGCGCTGGTCAGCGTCTACGACAAGACGGGCCTGGAAGAGCTGGCCCACGGGCTGCACGCGGCCGGCGTCGAGCTCGTCTCGACCGGCTCGACGGCCGGCCGGATCGCGGCTGCGGGCGTCCCCGTCACCAAGGTCGAGGAACTGACCGGTTTCCCCGAGTGCCTGGACGGCCGGGTCAAGACGCTGCACCCGCGCGTCCACGCCGGCATCCTCGCCGACCAGCGCCTTGAGGCGCACCGCGCCCAGCTGGACGAGCTGGGGGTGCGGCCCTTCGAGCTGGTGGTCGTGAACCTCTACCCGTTCCGCGAGACGGTCGCCTCCGGCGCCTCGCCCGACGAGTGCGTCGAGCAGATCGACATCGGCGGCCCCTCGATGGTCCGCGCCGCCGCCAAGAACCACCCCTCGGTCGCGGTGGTCGTCAACCCCGGCCGTTACGACGACGTCCTCAAGGCCGTCACCGACGGCGGCTTCGACCTCGCCGCCCGCAAGCGCCTGGCCGCCGAGGCGTTCCAGCACACGGCCGCCTACGACGCGGCCGTGGCCAACTGGTTCGCGGAGGGTTACGGCGCGGACGAGGGCCCGTGGCCCGACTTCATCGGGGCCTCCTACACCCGCAAGCAGGTTCTGCGCTACGGCGAGAACCCGCACCAGTCCGCCGCGCTCTACCTCGACTCCACCGGCACGGGGCTCGCGAACGCCGAGCAGCTGCACGGCAAGGAGATGTCCTACAACAACTACGTGGACACCGACGCGGCCCGCCGCGCCGCCTACGACCACGCCGACCCCTGTGTCGCGATCATCAAGCACGCCAACCCCTGTGGCATCGCGACCGGCGCGGACGTCGCCGAGGCGCACCGCAAGGCGCACGCCTGCGACCCGCTGTCCGCGTTCGGCGGTGTGATCGCCGTGAACCGCCCGGTGTCGGTGGCGATGGCCGAGCAGGTCGCCGAGATCTTCACCGAGGTCGTCGTCGCGCCGGACTACGAGGCCGGCGCCGTCGAGGTACTGGCCCGGAAGAAGAACATCCGGGTGCTGCGCTGCGCCGACGCGCCCGCGGCGCACGGCGAGTCCCGGCCCGTCGAGGGCGGTCTGCTGGTCCAGGCCAAGGACCGCCTCCAGGCCGAGGGCGACGACCCGGCCAACTGGACGCTCGCCTCGGGTGAGCCCCTGCCCGCGGCGGAGCTGGCCGAGCTGGCCTTCGCGTGGCGGGCGTGCCGCGCCGTGAAGTCCAACGCCATCCTGCTGGCCAAGGACGGCGCGACCGTCGGCGTCGGCATGGGCCAGGTCAACCGCGTGGACTCCGCCAAGCTGGCCGTCCAGCGCGCCGGCGAGGAGCGCGCCCGCGGCTCGTACGCGGCCTCCGACGCGTTCTTCCCCTTCCCCGACGGCCTGGAGGTGCTGCTGGCCGCGGGCGTCAAGGCGGTGGCCCAGCCCGGCGGTTCCGTCCGCGACGAGCAGGTGGTGGAGGCCGCGAAGGCAGCGGGCGTGACCATGTACTTCACGGGCACGCGCCACTTCTTCCACTGA
- a CDS encoding DUF5682 family protein, whose translation MTPPATATPALLGVRHHGPGSARAVRAALDQCRPDAVLIEGPPEADAVVHLAAEEGMRPPVALLAHVADDPGRAAFWPFAEFSPEWVAVRWALAHDVPVRFIDLPAAHSLAVDEKPHRAGDGSGEGEGGGEGDGGRPVAPRLDPLAALAGAAGYDDPEVWWEDAVEHRRAGGPAGGDALAPFRAVAEAMAELRAAFGEEAADGGTGGDGPADRDAVREAHMRLKLREAKRQFGDAVAVVCGAWHVPALAAKRTVAADRQLLKGLPKVKAELSWVPWTHRRLARCSGYGAGITSPGWYGHLFHAPDRPVERWMTTVAGLLRDEDFPVSSAHVIEAVRLADTLAAMRGRPLAGLAETTDAIRSAMCDGSDVPLALVQDRLVIGDVLGEVPESAPATPLQRDLARLQRSLRLKPEAAHRDHEFDLRKDVDAARSLLLHRLRLLGVGWGEPARHRSGLGTFRESWRVCWEPELSVRMAEAAAWGTTVEAAATAKAESLAREATSLAEVTALAERCLLAGLPAALPVVMRALADRAALDADVGHLARALPALVRSVRYGDVRRTDTAALGEVAAGLAERVFVSLPAACAGLDTDAAEEMRGHIDAVHQAVALLGQAGRPPAGETEAEETDTGPQAADADAADADVAAAGSGIRGRWAAVLKVLAGRDGLPGGIRGRAARLLLDDGRLTDDEAARLMGLALSPGTAPAEAAAWIEGFVGSGGAGGMLLVHDERLLGLVDTWLTGVPPDAFTDVLPLLRRTFSAYEPGVRRTLGELVRRGRASGAEAVRGEGTRNGFGAGLDEERAAAVLPTMRLLLGIAHTGGTE comes from the coding sequence ATGACGCCGCCCGCCACCGCGACCCCCGCGCTGCTGGGCGTCCGCCATCACGGCCCGGGATCGGCGAGGGCCGTGAGGGCGGCTCTCGACCAGTGCCGGCCCGACGCCGTGCTGATCGAGGGGCCGCCGGAGGCCGACGCCGTCGTCCACCTCGCGGCGGAGGAGGGCATGCGCCCGCCCGTGGCCCTGCTCGCCCACGTCGCGGACGACCCCGGGCGCGCCGCGTTCTGGCCGTTCGCCGAGTTCTCCCCGGAGTGGGTGGCCGTCCGGTGGGCACTGGCGCACGACGTCCCGGTGCGCTTCATCGACCTGCCCGCCGCCCACTCCCTCGCTGTGGACGAAAAGCCGCACCGCGCGGGTGACGGCAGCGGCGAGGGCGAGGGGGGCGGCGAGGGTGACGGTGGCCGACCCGTCGCACCACGGCTCGACCCCCTGGCCGCGCTCGCCGGAGCCGCCGGTTACGACGACCCCGAGGTGTGGTGGGAGGACGCCGTCGAGCACCGCCGCGCCGGCGGCCCGGCCGGCGGCGACGCCCTCGCGCCCTTCCGGGCCGTCGCCGAGGCCATGGCCGAGCTGCGCGCAGCCTTCGGGGAGGAGGCCGCCGACGGCGGGACCGGCGGCGACGGGCCCGCCGACCGGGACGCCGTCCGGGAAGCGCACATGCGGCTCAAACTCCGTGAGGCGAAGCGTCAGTTCGGCGACGCCGTAGCGGTCGTCTGCGGCGCCTGGCACGTACCGGCCCTCGCCGCCAAGCGGACCGTCGCCGCCGACCGGCAGCTGCTCAAGGGCCTGCCCAAGGTCAAGGCCGAGCTGAGCTGGGTGCCCTGGACCCACCGCCGGCTCGCCCGGTGCAGCGGCTACGGCGCCGGAATCACCTCGCCCGGCTGGTACGGACACCTCTTCCACGCCCCCGACCGTCCCGTCGAGCGCTGGATGACCACTGTCGCCGGCCTGCTGCGCGACGAGGACTTTCCCGTCTCCTCCGCGCACGTCATCGAGGCCGTACGGCTCGCGGACACCCTGGCCGCCATGCGCGGCCGCCCGCTCGCCGGGCTCGCCGAGACCACCGACGCGATCCGGTCGGCGATGTGCGACGGTTCCGACGTGCCGCTGGCGCTCGTCCAGGACCGGCTGGTCATCGGGGACGTGCTCGGCGAGGTCCCCGAATCCGCGCCCGCCACACCGCTCCAGCGCGACCTCGCGCGGCTCCAGCGGAGCCTTCGCCTCAAGCCCGAAGCGGCCCATCGTGACCACGAGTTCGACTTGCGCAAGGACGTCGACGCGGCCCGCAGCCTGCTGCTGCACCGTCTGCGGCTGCTCGGCGTCGGCTGGGGCGAGCCGGCCCGCCACCGCTCAGGGCTCGGGACGTTCCGCGAGAGCTGGCGGGTGTGCTGGGAGCCCGAGTTGTCGGTGCGGATGGCCGAAGCGGCGGCCTGGGGCACCACGGTGGAGGCCGCGGCGACGGCGAAGGCGGAGTCCCTGGCCCGTGAGGCGACGTCCCTCGCCGAGGTCACGGCCCTCGCTGAGCGCTGCCTCCTCGCGGGGCTGCCCGCCGCCCTGCCCGTCGTCATGCGCGCCCTCGCCGACCGCGCCGCACTCGACGCGGACGTGGGGCACCTGGCCCGGGCCCTGCCCGCCCTCGTGCGTTCCGTGCGGTACGGCGACGTGCGCCGCACCGACACGGCCGCCCTCGGCGAGGTGGCCGCGGGGCTGGCCGAGCGCGTCTTCGTGAGCCTGCCCGCGGCGTGCGCGGGTCTCGACACGGACGCGGCCGAGGAGATGCGGGGGCACATTGACGCGGTGCACCAGGCGGTGGCCCTGCTCGGCCAAGCCGGCCGGCCGCCCGCCGGGGAGACCGAGGCGGAAGAGACCGATACGGGCCCCCAGGCCGCCGATGCCGATGCCGCCGATGCCGACGTCGCCGCTGCCGGTTCCGGCATACGCGGCCGTTGGGCCGCCGTGCTCAAGGTTCTCGCCGGGCGCGACGGGCTGCCGGGCGGCATCCGGGGACGGGCCGCGCGGCTGCTGCTCGACGACGGGCGGCTGACGGACGACGAGGCGGCACGGCTGATGGGCCTCGCCCTCTCGCCTGGCACGGCCCCGGCCGAGGCGGCCGCGTGGATAGAGGGCTTCGTCGGCAGCGGGGGCGCCGGCGGCATGCTCCTCGTCCACGACGAGCGCCTGCTCGGGCTCGTGGACACCTGGCTCACCGGCGTTCCACCGGACGCGTTCACGGACGTCCTGCCGTTGCTGCGGCGGACCTTCTCCGCGTACGAGCCCGGCGTGCGGCGCACGCTCGGCGAACTGGTCCGGCGGGGCAGGGCGAGCGGCGCGGAGGCCGTCCGCGGCGAGGGAACGAGGAACGGGTTCGGCGCGGGCCTGGACGAGGAGCGCGCGGCGGCGGTGCTGCCGACGATGCGCCTGCTGCTGGGCATCGCACACACAGGGGGAACGGAATGA
- the sucD gene encoding succinate--CoA ligase subunit alpha, whose protein sequence is MAIFLTKDSKVIVQGMTGATGMKHTKLMLGDGTNIVGGVNPRKAGTEVDFDGTAVPVFGSVAEAMEKTGADVTVVFVPPAFAKAAVVEAIDAEIGLAVVITEGIAVHDSAAFWAYAKSKGNKTRIIGPNCPGLITPGQSNAGIIPGDITKPGRIGLVSKSGTLTYQMMYELRDIGFSSAVGIGGDPVIGTTHIDALAAFEADPETELIVMIGEIGGDAEERAADFIKANVTKPVVGYVAGFTAPEGKTMGHAGAIVSGSSGTAQAKKEALEAAGVKVGKTPSETARLARAALAG, encoded by the coding sequence ATGGCTATCTTCCTCACCAAGGACAGCAAGGTCATCGTCCAGGGGATGACCGGTGCCACGGGCATGAAGCACACCAAGCTCATGCTGGGTGACGGCACCAACATCGTCGGCGGCGTGAACCCGCGCAAGGCCGGCACCGAGGTCGACTTCGACGGCACGGCCGTCCCCGTCTTCGGCTCCGTCGCCGAGGCGATGGAGAAGACCGGTGCCGACGTCACCGTCGTCTTCGTGCCGCCGGCCTTCGCCAAGGCCGCCGTGGTCGAGGCGATCGACGCCGAGATCGGCCTGGCCGTCGTGATCACCGAGGGCATCGCCGTCCACGACTCGGCCGCCTTCTGGGCGTACGCCAAGTCCAAGGGCAACAAGACCCGCATCATCGGTCCGAACTGCCCCGGTCTCATCACCCCGGGTCAGTCGAACGCCGGCATCATCCCGGGCGACATCACCAAGCCCGGCCGCATCGGTCTGGTGTCGAAGTCCGGCACGCTGACCTACCAGATGATGTACGAGCTCCGTGACATCGGCTTCTCCTCGGCCGTCGGCATCGGTGGCGACCCGGTCATCGGCACCACGCACATCGACGCGCTCGCCGCGTTCGAGGCCGACCCCGAGACCGAGCTGATCGTCATGATCGGTGAGATCGGTGGCGACGCCGAGGAGCGCGCCGCGGACTTCATCAAGGCCAACGTCACCAAGCCGGTCGTCGGCTACGTGGCCGGCTTCACCGCGCCCGAGGGCAAGACGATGGGCCACGCCGGCGCCATCGTCTCCGGCTCCTCCGGCACCGCGCAGGCGAAGAAGGAGGCCCTTGAGGCCGCGGGCGTGAAGGTCGGCAAGACCCCGTCCGAGACCGCTCGCCTCGCGCGCGCCGCGCTGGCCGGCTGA
- a CDS encoding bifunctional methylenetetrahydrofolate dehydrogenase/methenyltetrahydrofolate cyclohydrolase — MTAKILDGKATAAAIKSELTVRVEALKAKGVTPGLGTLLVGDDPGSKWYVAGKHRDCAEVGIGSIQRELPATATQEEIEAVVRELNENPDCTGYIVQLPLPKGIDTNRVLELMDPAKDADGLHPMSLGRLVLNETGPLPCTPNGIIELLRRHDVELNGAHVVVVGRGITVGRSIGLLLTRRTENATVTLCHTGTRDLSEQLRRADIIVAAAGVGHLIKPEDVKPGAAVLDVGVSRDGEGKIMGDVDPAVAGVAGWVSPNPGGVGPMTRALLLVNVVEAAERAAGGGDAG, encoded by the coding sequence ATGACCGCCAAGATTCTCGATGGCAAGGCCACCGCGGCCGCGATCAAGTCCGAACTGACCGTCCGTGTGGAGGCCCTGAAGGCCAAGGGCGTCACGCCCGGCCTGGGCACGCTCCTGGTGGGCGACGACCCCGGTAGCAAGTGGTACGTCGCCGGCAAGCACCGCGACTGCGCCGAGGTCGGCATCGGCTCGATCCAGCGCGAGCTGCCCGCCACCGCCACCCAGGAGGAGATCGAGGCGGTCGTCCGCGAGCTCAACGAGAACCCCGACTGCACGGGCTACATCGTCCAGCTCCCGCTTCCCAAGGGCATCGACACCAACCGCGTCCTGGAGCTGATGGACCCGGCCAAGGACGCCGACGGCCTGCACCCGATGAGCCTGGGCCGCCTGGTGCTCAACGAGACCGGCCCACTGCCCTGCACCCCCAACGGGATCATCGAGCTGCTGCGCCGCCACGACGTGGAGCTCAACGGCGCGCACGTCGTCGTCGTGGGCCGCGGCATCACCGTGGGCCGCTCGATCGGCCTGCTGCTGACCCGCAGGACCGAGAACGCCACGGTCACCCTCTGCCACACCGGCACCCGTGACCTGTCCGAGCAGCTGCGCCGTGCGGACATCATCGTCGCGGCGGCGGGCGTCGGCCACCTGATCAAGCCCGAGGACGTCAAGCCGGGCGCGGCGGTCCTCGACGTGGGCGTCAGCCGGGACGGCGAAGGCAAGATCATGGGCGACGTGGACCCCGCGGTGGCAGGCGTCGCCGGCTGGGTCTCGCCCAACCCGGGCGGTGTCGGCCCGATGACCAGGGCGCTGCTCCTGGTCAACGTGGTGGAGGCCGCGGAGCGCGCAGCCGGCGGTGGCGATGCGGGCTGA
- a CDS encoding VWA domain-containing protein: MRRWRLVLGGEADGGDGTGCALAGSDAAMDRTLEALYGSGGAAAPGRREAGLGGSAPRVARWLGDIRTYFPASVVQVMQRDAIDRLGLSALLLEPEMLEAVEADVHLVGTLLSLNRAMPEATKETARAVVRKVVQDLEKRLANRTRATLSGALDRSARVSRPRHADIDWNRTIRANLKNYLPDHRTVVPERLIGYGRAARSVKKEVILCIDQSGSMAASVVYASVFGAVLASMRTLDTRLVVFDTAIVDLTDQLTDPVDVLFGTQLGGGTDINRALAYCQSRITRPAETVVVLISDLYEGGIRNEMLKRVAAMKASGVQFVTLLALSDEGAPAYDRDHAAALAALGAPAFACTPDLFPDVMAAALEKRPLPVPEPIPGKGA; the protein is encoded by the coding sequence CTGCGGCGCTGGCGGCTCGTTCTCGGGGGTGAGGCTGACGGGGGTGACGGCACCGGCTGTGCGCTCGCCGGGAGCGACGCCGCCATGGACCGCACCCTGGAGGCCCTCTACGGCTCCGGCGGGGCGGCGGCTCCGGGCCGGCGCGAGGCCGGGCTCGGCGGGTCCGCGCCGCGCGTGGCCCGCTGGCTGGGGGACATCCGCACGTACTTTCCGGCTTCCGTCGTTCAGGTGATGCAGCGCGACGCCATCGACCGGCTGGGGCTGTCGGCCCTGCTGCTGGAGCCGGAGATGCTGGAGGCCGTGGAGGCGGACGTCCACCTCGTCGGCACGCTGCTGTCCCTGAACCGGGCGATGCCCGAGGCCACGAAGGAGACCGCGCGGGCCGTCGTCCGCAAGGTCGTCCAGGACCTCGAGAAGCGCCTGGCCAACCGCACGCGGGCCACGCTCTCCGGCGCTCTCGACCGGTCCGCGCGGGTCAGCCGCCCCCGCCACGCCGACATCGACTGGAACCGCACGATCCGGGCGAACCTCAAGAACTACCTGCCCGACCACCGCACCGTCGTCCCCGAGCGTCTCATCGGCTACGGCCGTGCCGCGCGGTCGGTGAAGAAGGAGGTGATCCTCTGCATCGACCAGTCCGGCTCGATGGCCGCATCCGTCGTCTACGCCTCCGTCTTCGGCGCGGTCCTCGCCTCGATGCGGACCCTCGACACGCGCCTGGTCGTCTTCGACACCGCCATCGTGGACCTCACCGACCAGCTGACCGATCCCGTGGACGTGCTGTTCGGCACCCAGCTCGGCGGAGGCACCGACATCAACCGGGCCCTCGCCTACTGTCAGTCACGGATCACCCGCCCGGCGGAAACCGTCGTGGTCCTCATCAGTGATCTCTACGAGGGCGGAATCCGCAACGAGATGCTCAAGCGTGTCGCGGCGATGAAGGCGTCCGGTGTTCAGTTCGTCACCCTGCTGGCGCTCTCCGACGAGGGCGCCCCCGCCTACGACCGGGACCACGCGGCAGCGCTGGCGGCCCTTGGCGCGCCCGCCTTCGCCTGCACCCCGGACCTCTTCCCGGACGTCATGGCGGCGGCGCTGGAGAAGCGCCCCCTGCCGGTCCCCGAACCGATACCCGGAAAGGGCGCCTGA
- the purN gene encoding phosphoribosylglycinamide formyltransferase, with translation MEAPNRPARIVVLVSGSGTNLQALLDAIAADPDGYGARVVAVGADRDGIAGLERAGRAGLPTFVCRVQDHASRGAWDQALAEATAAYEPDLVVSAGFMKIVGKEFLARFGGRLVNTHPALLPSFPGAHGVRDALAYGVKVTGCTVHLVDEGVDTGPIIAQGVVEIRDEDDESALHERIKEVERTLLVDVVGRMARNGYRIEGRKVRIP, from the coding sequence GTGGAGGCGCCGAACCGCCCCGCCCGCATCGTCGTGCTCGTCTCCGGTTCCGGCACGAACCTGCAGGCCCTGCTCGACGCCATCGCCGCCGACCCCGATGGCTACGGCGCCCGCGTCGTCGCCGTGGGTGCCGACCGCGACGGCATCGCCGGGCTCGAGCGCGCCGGCCGCGCCGGGCTGCCCACCTTCGTCTGCCGCGTGCAGGACCACGCCTCGCGCGGGGCCTGGGACCAGGCGCTGGCCGAGGCGACGGCGGCGTACGAGCCGGACCTCGTCGTCTCGGCAGGCTTCATGAAGATCGTGGGCAAGGAGTTCCTCGCCCGGTTCGGGGGGCGGCTCGTCAACACGCACCCCGCCCTGCTCCCCAGCTTTCCCGGCGCCCACGGCGTGCGCGACGCGCTCGCGTACGGCGTGAAGGTGACCGGGTGCACCGTGCACCTCGTCGACGAGGGCGTCGACACCGGCCCGATCATCGCCCAGGGCGTCGTCGAGATCCGGGACGAGGACGACGAATCCGCGCTGCACGAGCGGATCAAGGAAGTCGAGCGCACGCTGCTCGTCGATGTCGTGGGGCGCATGGCCCGCAACGGCTACCGCATAGAGGGACGAAAGGTAAGGATCCCGTGA